In Nymphalis io chromosome 30, ilAglIoxx1.1, whole genome shotgun sequence, the genomic stretch cgacgacggccagtaaacagacgggaaaaacgttctgcactagccgccttcaccttgccggcccgcaagatgcctcttcacgcctcgtttgaaggaacccgggttgtaagaggaggggaacacgtgagctagtaaggaattccattttttggaagtgcgacaaagagaGGAGTTGattggaacaagctccaaaacctcctcttcaaaaaggaaaggaggcctaagcccagcagtgggacatccacaggctgtttaatataacattgtGCTGAGtattatccttatttattaaagatttcttaacaaacgattttaattaataaattaataaagataaatatgtcttcggaattttattatagaaacacAGATGTCAAGCAAATGTCAACAAAGTGCCTTGGATTTGAGGAGTCAAATGTTGTTGTTATAAGATTGTTCTTACTTCGAGTTTATATAGTGATTATGACAGATAATCAGTGGTAAACGGATTCTATTTTGGGACGTATTATAATAACTTGTAATTACTATTGATAGAGAATACGGTgcttttatctttaataaacgGTACGCTGGTATTATACGTaatcaattaaatcaaataaatacgtatcgttattaatatttaataacagagACTAAACTAACTAACTCATCTAAAAGAGGAGCAAAAATATTCCTATGTAGTCAGCATAGCATTGCAAAGTGACACTAAACCATTATATAAGCGAGCAAGCAAGTGTAAAAGCATCTAACGGCCGAATACTGAAACGAAACTCAAATATTTAAGTGCAActcaatttactggtggtagggctttgtgtaagctcgcctgggtaggtaccacccactcgtcagatattctaccgcaaaacaacatagtacttggtattgttgtgttccagtttgaagggtaagtgagcttgtgtaattacaggcatacgggacataaaatcttaggtcccaagtgCATTGACTAtctaagcgatagttaacatttcttacaatgccaatgtctatgggcgttggtgaccacttaccatcatttaacttaaaatttcgCATACTCAACATCAATTTTAAGTAACGCTTAAGTTTGAGAGCAACTCAAAATAAGTTGCTTTTAAACACCACTCAAAGCTAAAATGGTATAATGAAATGTCACTTAACAAATGACAAGTGTCAAATATGCCGCTCAAGTTATTTAAGACCCCGTTAAATTTGAGAGTGGTCGCCAGCTATCTTAAatctattttgttgttttataaactttGAAAATGTCGTTATCTTCAATTTCGTACGATGAAACGACATCTCGTAGCAGTCGTAGGAATGAAGAAAAGTtgaacttttgaaaaatatgatGATAACCAGTTTCAAAGTCGGTTTCGTGTTTCTAAAGACATCGTTTTGTACCTAGAGTCATTGTTTGGCAAGGATATTGCGCCTTTGACAAAACGAAATCGAGCATTACAgccaaaaaactaaattttgatAACACTCCGATATTACGCTACTGGCAGTTATCAAAACGTGATAGGAGATATATTCCATGTTGAATAAGTTACTGTTCACCGTGTGGTACATAAGGTTACAGCTGCAAttgcaaaaacttttttttatatagaatagaaaggaaggagcatatggaccacctgatggtaagtggtcaccaacgcccatagacattggcattgtaagaaatgttaaccatcgcttatatcgctaatgcgccaccaaccttgtgaactaagaagttatatcCCGagtacactggctgactcacccttcaaaccggaacacaacaataccaagtactgctgttttgcggtaaaatatctaataagtgggtggtacctacccagacgagcttgcacaaagccctaccagtaaatGCCATTTCATTACAATGCCCGATTCCTAAGAAAGCATAGAAGTAGCAAACGATGTTATTCCATAGCAGGATTTCCGAGAGTTTTGGAAGCTATTGattttatacacataaaaataaattcgccAGGTATGTTTATTTGCATTAGTACTAGGAGTAACTTAAAAGGAACtcaatgattaatttttaattaaatattaacttggTTGCAGGGGGAAATCAAGCTGAAAGGTTTCGGAACAGAAaagagattttttattaaatgtacaaaTGGTACTGCAAAATTATGTAACTGGAATGTGACAGCAAAATGGCCAGGCTCCGTAGATAACAGTacaatttttaatgactctCCCTTGTGTGCTCAATTTGAGCGATGTGATGCTAATTTTGTACTTTTAGGGGATAGTGGCTACCCATGTCGACATTATTTCCTAACCCcttttagttagttagttagtaatTTGAAGAATTACAtcgtaaataatgttttttacagTATGAAGTATGTAGTAGGAACATATCAAAAACTTCTTTTAGCCATGTTTTATACTCTATTGTTTGTTAATAGACAGTTGGACACcacaataaatgtatattcaaCAATAATTTGATCCTCACcgttatatcaaattaaaagaatagtacagtaacagcctgtgaatgtcccactgctgggctaaggcctcctctctctttttgaggacaaggtttggagcgtattccaccaagctgctcccaTGCgcgttgttggaatacacatgtggcagaatttcaatgacattagataaatgcaggtttcctcacgatatcttcattcaccgtcaagcacgagatgaattataatcacaaattaagcacatgaaaattcactggtgtttgcccgggttcgaacccacgatcatcggttaagattcacgctttctaaccactaggccatctcggcttctttttAGAAGAATAGTGATCGACCTATATTCAGCGCAAACTACCACTGATGGTATGTGCCTactagcatatatatatacttacatatagcATATGTACTAAGAAGAGATGGTCTTGTTCGTTTCGTCTAATACATACAAAAGTCTGCACTATTACGAATCATTTCAGAGCAACAACAGCCGCAGCGCCTCACGTCTTTGTGAAAGTTTTGAAACAAAGAAACCCATGTAAGAAAGCTTCGTTTATTTCTTTGAATATACATTCTTAGAACTTAGAAACTACAGCTTATCTCACTCTCTAAGAATATTGGTATTATGACAGTTGATGTCGCAATATCGcgttataacaaacaaaaataatggcGTTTTGTTCCATACTTCTCACTTTTCGGGTGCAAAATAAAGCGCAaaagcgcaaaatattctgccaatgtcatttgtaaaaaatgttcCCGCCATTTCAAtcgcgtataacttaaataaatcactaagagcagacttataatatttcagtatatacaacatttttacaGTTATTTTTCTAGAGTATTCGTTTTCGCCGCACCCTGATCTAGACAGgacaacatacaattggccataataaaaacagcattcccttaaatctatacCGACATACTTGTATGTCTTTCTCTGTGCTTTATTCATTGTGactgtgactgcaaacgataccttcacaggaaattgtatctttttaaaactgaaaggtatgtaaaaaactgtatttaaaaataaatacttattacaaaaca encodes the following:
- the LOC126779832 gene encoding uncharacterized protein LOC126779832, which encodes ITLRYYATGSYQNVIGDIFHGEIKLKGFGTEKRFFIKCTNGTAKLCNWNVTAKWPGSVDNSTIFNDSPLCAQFERCDANFVLLGDSGYPCRHYFLTPFS